A genomic stretch from Dissulfurispira thermophila includes:
- the secD gene encoding protein translocase subunit SecD, whose protein sequence is MKKGVFWRVILIALTVLIAVIFFLPNTPLFQGMPDWWKKTMPNKGIVLGLDLQGGLHLVFEVEGDKAVDIATERIASSLVSIFERKKIQASVKKEGTFVVVTPANMDIRKVIEDTFPVLTLAEGKDVLKYKLSSKEIQRIKDTATDQVLEIIRNRIDQFGVAEPTIHRQAENEIVVQLPGVKDPKRAVEIIGKTALLEFKLVDDESPIAAELPASVMPEEETQFLEKFGNKIPEGDEILFQRVVNKETGVVTKRPILLKKGTLLTGDLLTEARVNIDQRFNEPYVSITFNSAGAKMFEDITAQNVKKRLAIILDGNVYSAPVIQERISGGSAQITGSFTMNEAKDLAIVLRAGALPAPIKILQNVTVGPSLGRDSIEAGKKAGIIGTILVVMFMIIYYKLSGVIADFALVLNIVLLLGAMASLNATLTMPGIAGIILAIGMAVDSNVLMFERMREEIRAGKTPRAAVESGYKKAFWTIFDSHVTTLITAAVLFQFGTGPIKGFAVTLSLGVAINLFTALIGTKTVFDIIQSKKEVKRLSI, encoded by the coding sequence ATGAAGAAAGGCGTATTTTGGAGAGTAATCCTTATAGCACTTACTGTATTAATTGCTGTGATTTTTTTTCTACCAAATACTCCTCTATTCCAGGGCATGCCTGACTGGTGGAAGAAGACCATGCCGAATAAGGGCATAGTACTCGGCCTTGACCTTCAGGGTGGATTACATCTTGTTTTTGAGGTGGAAGGGGATAAGGCTGTAGATATTGCTACAGAAAGAATTGCATCTTCTCTGGTGAGTATTTTTGAAAGAAAAAAGATTCAGGCAAGTGTGAAGAAAGAAGGCACTTTTGTGGTTGTAACCCCTGCTAATATGGATATTAGAAAGGTAATAGAGGATACCTTTCCTGTGTTAACCCTTGCGGAAGGTAAAGATGTGCTGAAATATAAGCTATCTTCCAAGGAGATTCAGAGAATCAAGGATACTGCTACAGATCAGGTCCTGGAAATTATAAGAAACAGGATAGATCAGTTTGGTGTTGCAGAACCAACAATCCACAGACAGGCTGAAAACGAAATAGTCGTCCAACTCCCCGGAGTGAAAGATCCTAAAAGGGCTGTGGAGATAATTGGTAAGACTGCATTACTTGAATTTAAGCTCGTGGATGATGAATCACCTATTGCTGCAGAGCTGCCTGCTTCTGTAATGCCTGAAGAAGAGACACAGTTTCTTGAGAAGTTCGGGAATAAAATCCCTGAAGGTGATGAGATACTCTTTCAAAGGGTTGTAAACAAAGAGACAGGTGTTGTTACAAAAAGACCAATTCTATTAAAGAAAGGAACGCTTCTCACAGGAGACCTTTTAACAGAGGCGAGGGTAAACATAGATCAAAGGTTTAACGAGCCTTATGTATCTATAACATTTAACAGTGCAGGTGCAAAGATGTTTGAAGATATAACAGCACAAAATGTTAAAAAAAGACTTGCAATAATCCTTGATGGAAATGTGTATTCTGCACCTGTTATCCAGGAAAGAATAAGTGGGGGAAGTGCACAGATAACAGGAAGCTTTACAATGAACGAAGCAAAGGACCTTGCAATAGTATTGAGGGCAGGTGCACTGCCAGCGCCAATTAAAATCCTTCAAAATGTTACTGTCGGACCATCACTCGGAAGGGATTCCATCGAGGCAGGAAAGAAAGCAGGTATTATTGGCACTATATTAGTTGTTATGTTCATGATTATTTATTATAAATTGTCAGGGGTTATAGCTGATTTTGCACTTGTGCTTAATATAGTGCTTTTGTTGGGTGCAATGGCGTCTCTTAATGCAACCCTTACAATGCCCGGTATTGCTGGCATAATACTGGCAATAGGCATGGCAGTTGACTCCAATGTTCTTATGTTTGAGAGAATGAGAGAAGAGATAAGAGCAGGCAAGACACCCAGGGCTGCTGTTGAGAGTGGATATAAAAAGGCATTCTGGACAATATTTGATTCCCATGTAACAACTCTTATAACGGCTGCTGTATTATTTCAGTTTGGGACTGGTCCGATAAAAGGCTTTGCAGTCACTTTAAGTCTTGGAGTTGCTATAAATCTCTTTACAGCACTTATAGGAACAAAGACTGTCTTTGACATCATACAATCAAAGAAAGAGGTCAAGAGGTTAAGTATATAG
- the yajC gene encoding preprotein translocase subunit YajC, which translates to MFLFNFVTEAFAMGPAPQAGGQAGGAQGMIASLLPLILIFVVFYFLLIRPQQKKAKEHRQMLENLKRGDKVITGGGIYGVVESVGNNTVVLKIAENVKVKFGKGYIVAVRPATEED; encoded by the coding sequence ATGTTTCTATTCAATTTTGTAACAGAGGCTTTTGCTATGGGACCTGCTCCTCAGGCAGGTGGACAGGCTGGAGGCGCACAGGGTATGATTGCAAGTTTGCTTCCCTTGATACTTATCTTTGTGGTCTTTTATTTTCTACTCATAAGACCGCAGCAGAAAAAGGCAAAAGAACACAGGCAGATGCTCGAGAATCTTAAGAGGGGTGATAAGGTAATAACAGGCGGTGGCATATATGGAGTCGTCGAAAGTGTTGGTAATAATACCGTTGTTTTAAAGATAGCAGAAAATGTAAAGGTAAAATTTGGGAAGGGCTATATTGTTGCTGTAAGACCAGCAACAGAAGAAGACTAA